The following DNA comes from Sebastes umbrosus isolate fSebUmb1 chromosome 8, fSebUmb1.pri, whole genome shotgun sequence.
GCCATGATCTGGCCAGCATAGAAGTATCCATTGTCTTTCATCGCTGTTATCAAATGAAATtaaacacacatcacatcacatgtcAAATGGTTACATCAAAAAGAATGTTTATGTCACAATGCCATCAATCTGTGTGAGAATAGAGAACTCAGGTtaattttttatgcaaaattcCCTTTCCAAAAAAGTATTGTAGATACAAAATGTATTGATCCAAATAGTGGCTTCTTACAGCAATATTAATTAATCCAACCATAAGTACCTTTGGAGTTGCATGTGAGAACTTTAGCATTAGGTGGACCCTCAAAGATGCCAATTTTGTCCTTGATTTCATGTAGACAGAGTCGAAAAAACTCCCGAGTGGGTCCTCCATTGTCCACAGCCCCCTCAGATATTCCATAGTCATCAGTAAACTTGACATCTACCTTCTTCTCAGGTGAAAAATTGGATCTGGCCATGGCTCTGCATGCTCCATCCCACACATTTCTTCTTATGATATTGAAGCGTACAGTGCTGTCAGTATTTACTCTAGAGCCAATCCGTTCCATTATTCTCTCCAAAGTCATCTTTAAATCActgaaacaataataaacaataaaacaaatacaacgtAATTACTGCCAATGGTAATAACTCGCCAACTGAACTAAAATTTAACATCCACTAGATTGTAATTCATTCAATcttcattcatttattgaaaTCTATTTTAGAAAGAAGCAGAGTTTTACTTGTTTCTAGCTTTTCCAGAATTATTTAACCTACTGATATATCGCACATACGTGCAAACTGCAAAGAGTAACAGAATCATTTTCAACACTGACAATTGCCTCCATCCAAAAACACATTGACAAACCACAaaataccacacacacatcaaatgtAATGTATGTTATAGCATGGGTAATCTTCACAAAATTTCACactatgatttaaaaaaattattgacaaaatgaccacagaaaTGATTTGATATccgataaagaaaaaaatctatattgtgaatacataaatatatatatttctgacCCATTTAGGTTGCAGCTTGCTTACGCATCTTGCTACCAATCTAAATAATAGTTTTTGCTATCGTGCATTACAATTTAagtaattacattttatataatatctTCTACTGACCTCTCGCTTGCGCTGGCATCTAAAGACCTTGAAATGGCTTCCTGGAGATCAGGGTCATCAGAGAGGTATTCTTCTTCAAACAGGTCAAGGTAtgtactacaaaaaaaaaaatagcaatattTTATAATGGACAATGTGAAGGTACAAATATATGATATTGACACAGACGTGTGGACAGTGCATTATTAAGTGTGTAAAAATGGGGGCACAATCATCTAGTATCAagtaaatctaatctaatacaAAACTGTACTAAAATAAGGTAAATAAGGCTCACTGTTATAAAGCCCAGGtcatgaaaagagagaaaaatgtcaaaaagaaaaaaaaagatgtaccTGTAGGATGTGCTGGATGAACTATTCCCAAATGGGTTGTGTGGGTCCCTGGGTTGTGTGGGATCATGGGACACACCAGAGGTGTTATTAGCAGAGAACAAATGTGTGTCACCACTGGCATTGACAGTGGGACCAATCGACAAGCCATGGGTGTTGCCACTTGAGATGGCAGAAGTTCCACTGGACAAGGTGAGAGTCTCATCAATAGTGATGACAGGAGCACTAGTGGACACGGTGAAGGTGTCAGCTGAGATGGAAGGTGCATCAGTGCAAATGTCTTGGGTGGCAACATACCAGATAACTTGATCATCACTGGAGATGGAAGGGGTATTACTGAAGAGGAACTGGGCCTCAACAGTGGAGTTGGCTGAAATGTGAGGCACATAATAATAGGTTAACATTTAACTTTTTCAGTAACATTTATCTTATATGAGAGTGAGCATCAGAACACATCTTAAGCTTGTACAATGCATGTATTAAGTGATagattaaaataagtataacCTCTATTTTTCTGAACAAAATATTACTTAAAATAAATTTTAATCTGGTTTAAAAAAGACTTTACATAACTAAAtagtgtaaacaaaaaaaaacaaatacagaacaTGTCACGATCTGCCTCTCTGTTCCTCCCTCCGGCCACATTCCCACCTCATATCACTGCCATTCTCTTCCTGTCCATCAGATGCCCTCGGACTTTCCCTCCTTTCCCCAtcacctgttctcacttcccTCATCAACCCTGCAGTTACCTGACCTTCCCTGCCCACCTGTTTCCACTTTTCTCATCAGTCCTGCGATTACTTAACCGGCCCTTTCAGACTCATTCCTTGTCAGTTTGCCAAAGTTACAATGTTGGTTTCTTGGCTTGTGTTTTTGATTTGGAGCTTCTGTTACCTGGGTACCATTTGAAGCAGGTTTAACAAACTGTGTGTAAACCTGAACTCTGAGTTGACTAATCCTGAGGTGGGAAACTTTTGGTGCCAGGGCCCTGTTACTGAAAGCTGGTTTAGTGAAAACTCTGAGTTAGTTAACCCAGAGATGAGGGAAATTGTGGGTATTAAGTTCCGGAAAGAAAGATAACTTAAACTGTGGGTCAGTTACCGTGGTAACATTTACATTCTTTTTGCAAGTGGAAGTTCttcttttatataaataaataagtcagttGATGTCAGCTGTCACTGATGGAATAATTCCTATAATATTGTAGATCATATCAATATTGTATGTTAACATTTCTAAGTGAGCAGGAtggtggtgcagctgcagaatggAGTTTGAAAGTTAAATAGGCTACGTATAGTCTTAACGggttttaacagcatttcactGACTGTGTTTAAATTGACTACATTTGTTGAAGTAGCTGAAATAAAGTCACTGAATGCTGTTGAGCCAAGATCCAAAGATGTCTACAATTTAAAATCTACTCTATTCAACCCTTAAATCCCCAAACACATTAAATAATCTGGATTCAGATTATGAGTTTACAATCATGTCTCTGtctttgatatattttttaaatcttcaaATATATTTTCCATCTTTAGTTGCTGGCTCCTGTGTTTTGTCCCTCTCAGATTAAAGCTGAACAAATATATGCTACAGCCCAATACACAATCGGATTCCACCACTTTATCATCCATTAAAGCTACAGTCCGTCACTTTGAGCAAATACGGCCggcctggctatgtcaacaaagcaaagagaatctctgattccaacacacacagagggagagagacttcattctgctcaggtagacattactcctctatatctaaaAAATCCTCCTGCTGCCTCCTCtatctgcatttgggtccaatcCCAATTACCCTGCACAACCAGTCGTGACTGAGCCAACATCATTTAAATTTCTTTGCATGAATGTAGATAAAAATATTTACCACATTTGTCAGTGTCCGATATTTCTGAGACATCACGGCTGTTTGTATGGCTACCGTCCTCATCAGAACATGACTGTCAATTGAAGCagataaacacaacaaacttaATGGATCTAATACACTATgacaacataacaatgtaacaatcTTTTTAATTATGTCAGAGGATACTACAAATAACAGTGTTTAAAGACATCCAGTGTAAACAGTATCGCCATTGTCATGTAACTGAAAAGCACTACTTACGGATTCTTTTTCCTCACTTAAAATGATCTTGTCAGGCCTGACATAAATGGACTTCTGatgaaacagttttttgacAAGGGCTCCACTCAAAGTCTGATTGGAGGTAAGGGATGGCTCAAGTAGTTTGTTGTGGCATGGCATCAAGATCTGTAACCTGAGGAAATGACAAGCACACTGTATATGAAACATTTGTTAAAGCTAAAATACTACACTAAAGTACATGGAAAGCTTTTAGTTCCAATACATAATTTATGTGCACACAGAAATTTATATTCTGTCAGTTTTTCAGTTAGTCTGTTCAACTAACTTGAACACACTTCGAATTAACCTTATAACAGTGGGCTATATCATGTTATTAttgcaaaaatacaaataccATAAAACATACATATCATGATCAAAAGCTTACCTGCATCCCTCCACAATTGGCTGGAAGGCCACCATAATTGCCTGCATTACTTTGTCGGAGTCCCAGTCACAGCCAAATTCCAAGGCAGATTTTatatgtccattttcaaaaagcCAAGCTTTCCTGGCACGCCTTGGCACATCTGTATATGTATGGTCTGGCAGGAGAATTACCTCTCTGGTGAAGGGATGAGCCACAGAACTGCTTAACTGTCCGTGGAACCTTAGAAACATTAAAGAAAATCAAACCATTGTAACAGACTGGGTGAAGTGGGGTCAACTGTTAAGTTAAAAGTTCTGTTTCTGTAGTTAGTCAGGTTTACATGATGTCAGCGAACGCAGCATTGACAGTGATTTGTGGAGATAGtcacctgtgattggccgaGGCTTTAGGAGGgagggttgttgttgttcctgttaGTTTGTAGGTTGTGTGAGAGACGAGAAGCGGGAGATGAGAAGTGAGTTGCTAATGCAGATAGCACGCTGTAAAAGAGTTAGCTTTGTTGTTTTGGCGTTGGTTACGGCCCACAGTAACCTGTGTTCAAGCTGAGGAATAAAGTACCAGCGAAACCAGTTCCTGTCTCGTAGCTTCATTGACCAGGGTCGCTACACTATATTCAATTACATTACACACTGTAAACACATGTACATTATCCACta
Coding sequences within:
- the LOC119493517 gene encoding uncharacterized protein LOC119493517 isoform X2, with product MQAIMVAFQPIVEGCRLQILMPCHNKLLEPSLTSNQTLSGALVKKLFHQKSIYVRPDKIILSEEKESSCSDEDGSHTNSRDVSEISDTDKCANSTVEAQFLFSNTPSISSDDQVIWYVATQDICTDAPSISADTFTVSTSAPVITIDETLTLSSGTSAISSGNTHGLSIGPTVNASGDTHLFSANNTSGVSHDPTQPRDPHNPFGNSSSSTSYSTYLDLFEEEYLSDDPDLQEAISRSLDASASESDLKMTLERIMERIGSRVNTDSTVRFNIIRRNVWDGACRAMARSNFSPEKKVDVKFTDDYGISEGAVDNGGPTREFFRLCLHEIKDKIGIFEGPPNAKVLTCNSKAMKDNGYFYAGQIMAMSIAHGGQSPCFLSELLYECLQKGPDNVKVTTEHITDEETRSQVQSVSIFSFDSIVFRNFSFCMHPLTHKLNSKANNCIS
- the LOC119493517 gene encoding uncharacterized protein LOC119493517 isoform X1, with protein sequence MPPTAAPIYNLRPFTRRGPRNKRFHGQLSSSVAHPFTREVILLPDHTYTDVPRRARKAWLFENGHIKSALEFGCDWDSDKVMQAIMVAFQPIVEGCRLQILMPCHNKLLEPSLTSNQTLSGALVKKLFHQKSIYVRPDKIILSEEKESSCSDEDGSHTNSRDVSEISDTDKCANSTVEAQFLFSNTPSISSDDQVIWYVATQDICTDAPSISADTFTVSTSAPVITIDETLTLSSGTSAISSGNTHGLSIGPTVNASGDTHLFSANNTSGVSHDPTQPRDPHNPFGNSSSSTSYSTYLDLFEEEYLSDDPDLQEAISRSLDASASESDLKMTLERIMERIGSRVNTDSTVRFNIIRRNVWDGACRAMARSNFSPEKKVDVKFTDDYGISEGAVDNGGPTREFFRLCLHEIKDKIGIFEGPPNAKVLTCNSKAMKDNGYFYAGQIMAMSIAHGGQSPCFLSELLYECLQKGPDNVKVTTEHITDEETRSQVQSVSIFSFDSIVFRNFSFCMHPLTHKLNSKANNCIS